CACGTCCAGACAGAGTTTGTGCTGCTTGTGCCTGATGGAGTGGAGTTGGAGCAACCCCGGGCTATTGAGAGGCTGATCAGAGAGCTGGAAGGTGAGGGTGGGGGGCCTGTGAGGCTGGTAGCTGCACCCGTGCTGGCTCGGTCTGCTGTGCAGTGTCTCCACCTGCGGGTCAACCTCAGAGAGTGGACAGCTACCTACTCACCGGCTGCGTCTGGGAGCAGCGGGAGTGTGTGCACGGCTTTACAAGGAGATGCAGTGGTCCTCATCCGCACAGAGGATCTTTTTAACCTCTCTGTACCTCTGGGCCGACCCCTTTTCTCTTCACTCTTCGTCCAGACTGCCCTGAGAGGCTGGAAGGTCAAGCTGCTGGAGAGCCCCTGTTTCTCCGCAAACCATCGGCCCCTCTTCAGCTCAGCTCACAACCAGTGGAAAGCTGACACTCGACTGAAGGAGGCCACTGGGAAGCTCATGAGGAGCTTTGGCCTGAAGCGTCTTCTGCTTCCTGAAGGGAAGGAGCAGTGGTATGGCTGCAGTAAGGAGACACCTCGCTGCTTTGGCACTGTGCAGGATGACACCCCAGACTACCTCTATCTGGATCGCTGGACACCACCCTGTTGTCTGCGAGCACTAAGAGAAACTACCAAGTATGTCATCAATATCCTGGAAAGCTCTGGTGTGCGCTACTGGCTAGAGGGGGGAACTCTGCTGGGTGCTGTCCGCCATCAGGACATCATCCCCTGGGACTATGATGTGGACCTGGGTATCTACCTGGAGGATGTACCCAACTGTGATCACCTGAAGAACCTGGACTCAGGCTCTCTGGTGGATGCTAACGGCTATGTCTGGGAACGTGCAGTGGAAGGAGACTTCTACAGAGTCCAATACAGCGAGGCCAACCACCTGCACGTTGACCTGTGGCCGTTCTACCCACGTAATGGCATCATGACCAAGGACACATGGACAGAGCACAAACAAGATGTGGAGTTCCCAGAACACTTCCTGCAGCCACTTGTGCCCATGACCTTTGCCGGCATCACTGCCTACGGCCCCAATAACCACCGCGCCTTCTTGGAGCTCAAGTTTGGAGAGGGGGTCATTGAGAACCCCCAATACCCCAACCCGGCCAAGAAAAGACTGGACAGAAGCAAATTATAAGAGGATAAAGAATGACTCTCAAgccctttttttctgttgaattgtatttgtttactGAACAATATTGAAAATCTGTTTAAATAGCCGAAAAGATGACACCTGGAAACTGATATGGTGCCAAAATGACTGCATTTGCTGTTAGGTTTACCACAACTATATGAGCAGACAGCAGTATAATTACATGCCTGGTTGCACTTTTCTCTATTATCAGTATTTGGGGATGAAGTCTTAACATCAGACTGACTTGCTACTAATTCTTTGAGTGGTGAGA
This region of Thunnus maccoyii chromosome 6, fThuMac1.1, whole genome shotgun sequence genomic DNA includes:
- the LOC121898514 gene encoding fukutin-related protein yields the protein MRISFCQGLLTGAIILNLLILYYVSRAQQQMMEKRKELGRGTRRASLPASGLGGGLGGLIGPGGEPGVVGVEGHSRGPRVTLLLREFENFENYVGDVANSFLRQRPELPFLAVADTSPYPPLVLPDGARLLVLSPSPDQPPQAHRPEFHVQTEFVLLVPDGVELEQPRAIERLIRELEGEGGGPVRLVAAPVLARSAVQCLHLRVNLREWTATYSPAASGSSGSVCTALQGDAVVLIRTEDLFNLSVPLGRPLFSSLFVQTALRGWKVKLLESPCFSANHRPLFSSAHNQWKADTRLKEATGKLMRSFGLKRLLLPEGKEQWYGCSKETPRCFGTVQDDTPDYLYLDRWTPPCCLRALRETTKYVINILESSGVRYWLEGGTLLGAVRHQDIIPWDYDVDLGIYLEDVPNCDHLKNLDSGSLVDANGYVWERAVEGDFYRVQYSEANHLHVDLWPFYPRNGIMTKDTWTEHKQDVEFPEHFLQPLVPMTFAGITAYGPNNHRAFLELKFGEGVIENPQYPNPAKKRLDRSKL